One stretch of Narcine bancroftii isolate sNarBan1 chromosome 8, sNarBan1.hap1, whole genome shotgun sequence DNA includes these proteins:
- the LOC138740251 gene encoding protein EOLA1, with protein sequence MRVDCLSFRQPYAGLILNSVKTLETRWRPLLAELRDCTLAIHVAHKDWEGSDWKDILTHTVGMSQHQIQRLLLEGEKFGRGVIVGLVDVGDTWQCPNDLDPEDMKELEKKAILHGLEQKYLTTFTNPRWLHEPIPARGHKDVWVVDIPDELIP encoded by the exons ATGAGAGTGGACTGTCTCTCCTTCCGCCAACCTTATGCAGGTCTGATATTGAACAGTGTTAAGACACTGGAGACACGTTGGAGACCTCTGCTGGCTGAGCTGCGGGACTGCACCCTGGCCATTCATGTTGCCCACAAGGACTGGGAAGGCTCGGATTGGAAAGACATCCTTACACACACAGTGGGAATGAGCCAGCATCAGATACAGAGGTTGCTGCTTGAGGGGGAGAAGTTTGGCAGAGGAGTGATTGTAG GATTAGTCGATGTTGGAGACACCTGGCAGTGTCCAAATGATTTGGACCcagaggatatgaaggagttggAGAAAAAAGCTATTCTACATGGCCTGGAACAGAAATACCTCACCACCTTTACCAATCCAAGGTGGCTGCATGAACCAATCCCTGCCAGAGGACACAAAGATGTTTGGGTGGTGGATATCCCTGATGAATTAATCCCATAA